GGTCTGTTTAAATTTTTAAAATAATCCAGATGAGCAAGTAATTTAAAGTTATGTTCCATAGTTTTTCCAAAACCAAAGCCCGGATCAATAATTATATCATTTATACCGGATTGACTCAGTTGTTCTGTTTTTTGTAATAAAAATTTAAAAACATCTGCTAAAACATCTTTGTACTGAGGATTTTTCTGCATGTTAGCAGGGTTTCCCTGCATATGCATTAAAATGTAAGGAACCTTGTATGCCGCGGCTACTTTGATGATTTCTGGGTCAATTTCTCCGGCAGAGATATCATTTATGATATGCGTCCCTTTGTCCAGAGCGAATTTGGCAACATCTGAACGATAGGTATCCACAGAAATTAAAGTATCAGGAAAGTTTTTTGCAGTAAAAGTAAGGGCATATTCAATTCTGTTTATTTCAGTTTTGCTGTCAACAGTTTCCGAACCCGGCCTTGAAGACATGCCTCCAATATCTATTATGTCTGCCCCATCCTCTATCATAGTTGAAATCCTTTTTTCAATCTCTTTTTCGTTTTGGTAGTTTCCTCCATCGAAAAAT
This genomic stretch from Chitinophagaceae bacterium harbors:
- the folP gene encoding dihydropteroate synthase, which codes for MGDKDSFFNKNYTINAGGKLITLSKPLVMGILNTTPDSFFDGGNYQNEKEIEKRISTMIEDGADIIDIGGMSSRPGSETVDSKTEINRIEYALTFTAKNFPDTLISVDTYRSDVAKFALDKGTHIINDISAGEIDPEIIKVAAAYKVPYILMHMQGNPANMQKNPQYKDVLADVFKFLLQKTEQLSQSGINDIIIDPGFGFGKTMEHNFKLLAHLDYFKNLNRPILAGTSRKSMLCKALNIKPENALNASSWSNTISLLKGADILRVHDVKEAVQVCKLHNLLDEYSQPD